A genome region from Colwellia sp. Arc7-D includes the following:
- the cmoA gene encoding carboxy-S-adenosyl-L-methionine synthase CmoA — MQVSDTDLIFSNKQSKIKDFAFDAQVVEVFPDMISRSVPGYSTIIDTIGRLSQRYVTDNSQVYDLGCSLGAATLAMRKGITAKNCKIIGIDSSSAMVERCKMHVSAFKGETPVEILEDNILNIEIKNASMVVLNFTLQFIAPEQRQLLLNKIAQGLNPGGLLLLSEKIAHTDNVCNELLIDLHHDFKRANGYSELEIAQKRTALENVMLTDNLDTHLKRLKDAGFNHSSPWFQCFNFFSLIAIK, encoded by the coding sequence ATGCAAGTATCTGATACCGATTTAATTTTTTCTAATAAACAAAGTAAAATCAAAGACTTTGCATTTGACGCGCAAGTCGTTGAAGTTTTTCCAGACATGATAAGCCGTTCGGTGCCTGGTTATAGTACTATTATCGATACCATAGGTCGACTAAGTCAGCGTTATGTTACCGATAACAGTCAAGTCTATGATCTTGGCTGTTCGCTAGGCGCAGCTACATTAGCTATGCGTAAGGGAATAACGGCCAAAAACTGCAAAATCATTGGCATTGACAGCTCTAGCGCCATGGTTGAACGCTGTAAAATGCATGTCAGCGCTTTTAAAGGTGAAACCCCGGTAGAAATACTAGAAGATAATATTCTTAATATTGAGATTAAAAATGCTTCTATGGTGGTACTTAATTTCACCTTACAGTTCATTGCGCCAGAACAACGCCAGTTATTGTTAAATAAAATAGCACAAGGACTTAACCCCGGTGGTTTACTGCTGTTATCTGAAAAAATTGCGCATACAGACAATGTTTGCAACGAGTTACTTATTGATTTACACCATGACTTTAAGCGTGCCAATGGTTACAGCGAGTTAGAAATTGCCCAAAAACGCACAGCTCTTGAAAATGTTATGCTCACTGATAATTTAGATACACACTTAAAACGTTTGAAAGACGCCGGATTTAACCACAGTTCTCCTTGGTTTCAATGTTTTAACTTCTTTTCTTTAATCGCGATAAAATAA
- the cmoB gene encoding tRNA 5-methoxyuridine(34)/uridine 5-oxyacetic acid(34) synthase CmoB, giving the protein MISFNSFYQKIASNRLSHWLNTLPAQLTNWREQHLHGEFAQWQKTITALPKTSPSTINISTTVQAGERADINDGEYKRLENLLKKFKPWRKGPYHIHGLHIDTEWRSDFKWDRLAPHISDLRNRYVLDIGCGSGYHLWRMRGAGAEFVVGIDPTQLFLSQFQAIQHFVQDDNVNLLPLGVEQLPELNAFDTVFAMGVLYHRRSPIDFIYQLKAQLVKGGELVLETLVVDGDENTVLVPGERYAKMRNVWFLPSCDAMCAWLERCGFKNIRVVNIDITALDEQRKTDWIDTESLQDFLDPNDNSKTIEGYPAPKRAIFIANK; this is encoded by the coding sequence ATGATTTCATTTAATAGCTTTTATCAAAAAATAGCCAGCAATCGATTAAGCCATTGGCTCAATACTTTACCTGCTCAACTCACGAATTGGCGTGAGCAACATTTACATGGTGAATTTGCTCAATGGCAAAAAACCATAACAGCTCTCCCCAAAACATCACCGTCAACTATCAATATCAGTACCACAGTACAAGCAGGTGAGCGCGCTGATATAAATGACGGCGAATATAAACGTCTTGAGAATTTACTGAAAAAATTTAAACCATGGCGCAAAGGTCCTTATCATATACATGGCCTGCACATTGATACTGAATGGCGTTCCGACTTTAAATGGGATCGCTTAGCACCGCATATTAGTGATTTACGTAATCGTTATGTGTTAGATATTGGCTGTGGCAGTGGTTATCATTTGTGGCGTATGAGAGGAGCAGGTGCAGAATTTGTTGTTGGTATTGACCCAACACAACTGTTTTTATCGCAATTTCAAGCTATTCAGCACTTTGTTCAGGATGATAACGTTAACCTATTACCCTTAGGAGTTGAACAGTTGCCTGAACTGAACGCTTTTGACACCGTCTTTGCTATGGGTGTTTTGTATCACCGTCGCTCACCCATTGATTTTATTTACCAGCTTAAAGCACAGTTAGTCAAAGGTGGTGAGCTAGTACTAGAAACTTTAGTTGTTGATGGTGATGAAAATACCGTATTAGTGCCTGGTGAACGCTATGCAAAAATGCGAAATGTTTGGTTTTTGCCCAGTTGTGATGCAATGTGTGCATGGCTTGAACGTTGTGGTTTCAAAAACATTCGTGTCGTTAATATTGATATTACTGCACTTGACGAACAACGAAAAACCGACTGGATAGATACCGAGTCATTGCAAGATTTTCTTGATCCAAATGATAATAGTAAAACTATTGAAGGCTACCCAGCACCTAAACGTGCAATATTTATTGCTAATAAATAG
- a CDS encoding anti-phage deoxyguanosine triphosphatase, whose amino-acid sequence MENPWLERRLERVAKRHQDHRSPFQRDRARILHSAAFRRLQSKTQVMGSGQSDFHRTRLTHSLEAAQIGSGIIAQIRSKYPKQSAELIPNDDSLIESLCLAHDIGHPPFGHGGEVALHYMMRDHGGFEGNGQTFRIVAHLEPFSEHFGMNLTRRTLLGLIKYPQTLGHLQQDIPQALPASFRQLEASKWHPPKGLYLDDIEMINWVLSPLCQHDKALFQQFKTKSNNHSKTIYKSLDCSMMELADDIAYGIHDLEDAIVTGVVNQQDFEKNVIQKLSKIDDEWLHDYSKSLADNLFSSQRFIQKEAIGGLVNYLITAIELVDINETKGCDFQEPLLRFNAVHPLIAAQTLQIFKDFVYQFVIKQTSIQQLEYRGQQIVMELFEALSSDPERLLPKSTVLRWQKAKENNQNQHRVIADYVAGMTDEYATRLYQTLFLPIGQTGFGKHDY is encoded by the coding sequence ATGGAAAATCCTTGGTTAGAACGACGGTTAGAGCGAGTAGCGAAAAGACATCAAGACCATCGCAGCCCATTCCAACGTGACCGAGCACGTATTCTTCATTCTGCTGCCTTTCGACGCTTACAATCAAAAACTCAAGTTATGGGCAGTGGTCAAAGTGATTTTCATCGCACTCGGCTTACCCACTCTTTAGAAGCAGCTCAAATTGGCAGTGGTATTATTGCCCAAATTCGCAGTAAATATCCAAAGCAAAGCGCAGAACTTATTCCTAATGACGATAGCTTAATTGAGTCTTTATGTTTAGCCCATGATATCGGTCACCCTCCATTTGGTCATGGCGGAGAAGTTGCCTTACATTATATGATGCGAGATCATGGTGGTTTTGAAGGCAATGGACAAACTTTTCGAATTGTTGCGCATTTAGAGCCCTTTAGTGAACATTTTGGCATGAACTTAACACGCAGAACATTGTTAGGTTTAATAAAGTACCCGCAAACACTGGGTCATTTACAGCAAGATATTCCCCAAGCATTACCGGCATCGTTTCGTCAATTAGAAGCGTCAAAATGGCATCCGCCAAAAGGTTTATACCTTGATGATATCGAGATGATTAACTGGGTATTATCACCGTTATGTCAGCATGATAAAGCACTTTTTCAGCAGTTTAAAACGAAGAGTAACAACCACAGTAAAACGATATATAAATCTTTAGACTGCTCTATGATGGAGCTTGCTGATGATATCGCCTATGGCATTCATGACTTAGAAGATGCCATTGTTACCGGTGTTGTGAATCAGCAAGATTTTGAAAAAAATGTCATTCAAAAATTAAGCAAAATTGACGATGAATGGCTGCATGATTACAGTAAAAGTTTAGCGGACAACTTATTTAGCAGTCAACGCTTTATACAAAAAGAAGCCATTGGTGGTTTAGTTAATTACTTAATAACGGCGATTGAATTAGTCGATATTAATGAAACCAAAGGCTGTGACTTTCAAGAACCGTTATTACGCTTTAATGCCGTGCACCCTTTGATTGCTGCCCAAACGCTTCAAATTTTCAAAGACTTTGTTTATCAGTTTGTCATTAAGCAAACCTCTATTCAGCAATTAGAATATCGTGGTCAACAAATCGTTATGGAGCTGTTTGAAGCCCTATCTTCTGATCCAGAGCGTTTACTGCCTAAAAGTACGGTATTGCGTTGGCAAAAAGCCAAAGAAAACAATCAAAATCAGCACCGAGTGATCGCTGACTATGTCGCGGGGATGACCGATGAATATGCCACTAGGCTTTATCAGACTTTATTTTTACCCATCGGACAAACCGGTTTCGGCAAACACGACTATTAA
- a CDS encoding hemerythrin family protein: MAKEHLVIWDKATFEVGIEIIDKQHQKLVSHMNKLANSVNSQQAESQTWALFIDFYDYIKVHFKTEEEYFYTLNKNDCMLHELQHKHFIEELDRIILLNEFKDNACELIYSLTDWLIHHIQVEDKKYFLQNQP; the protein is encoded by the coding sequence ATGGCAAAAGAGCATTTAGTCATTTGGGATAAAGCCACTTTTGAAGTGGGTATAGAAATCATTGACAAACAACACCAAAAATTAGTTAGTCATATGAATAAATTGGCAAACTCTGTGAATAGTCAGCAAGCAGAAAGTCAAACTTGGGCTTTATTTATCGATTTTTATGACTATATAAAGGTGCACTTTAAAACCGAAGAAGAATATTTTTATACGCTGAATAAAAATGACTGTATGTTACATGAGTTACAGCATAAACATTTTATTGAAGAGTTAGACAGGATCATCCTATTAAATGAGTTTAAAGATAATGCTTGTGAACTTATTTACTCTCTCACTGACTGGCTCATTCACCACATTCAAGTAGAAGATAAAAAATACTTCCTACAAAATCAACCATAG
- a CDS encoding VOC family protein, translating into MSDNEIGTMAWLDLSVSNATEVKSFYEDVVGWKSESVAMGDYDDYVMLEPINSGAVAGVCHAQGVNKDLPPAWLPYFLVADIEASIKAVEAKGGSLVTEIKSMGSDKYAVIKDPAGAACAIYQKI; encoded by the coding sequence ATGAGTGATAATGAAATAGGCACAATGGCATGGCTTGATTTATCAGTCAGTAATGCGACGGAAGTAAAGTCGTTTTATGAAGATGTTGTCGGTTGGAAAAGCGAAAGTGTTGCTATGGGGGATTATGATGATTATGTCATGCTTGAGCCTATCAACAGTGGCGCTGTTGCTGGTGTTTGTCATGCGCAAGGGGTCAATAAAGACTTACCACCGGCTTGGTTACCTTATTTTTTAGTTGCTGATATCGAAGCTTCTATTAAAGCTGTTGAAGCTAAGGGCGGTAGTTTAGTAACAGAAATAAAATCAATGGGCAGTGATAAATATGCAGTTATTAAAGATCCTGCGGGTGCGGCTTGTGCCATTTATCAAAAAATATAG
- a CDS encoding dihydrolipoyllysine-residue acetyltransferase: MSIDFILPDIGEGIVECELVEWLVAEGDVIAEDQPVADVMTDKALVQIPAMHSGVVDKLYYAKGEIAKVHQPLFAMTPEGSAQSESVAEPIVAEATAEIPAVPAAAVTGTQVEDFILPDIGEGIVECELVEWLVAEGDLIEEDQPIADVMTDKALVQIPAMHKGKVVKLYYAKGEIAKVHAPLFAIEIAATGQAPVAAASVVTEAPKAATAQVETKAPVVAAQTVSTKVVNAKALASPAVRRVARELNVNIHQVPGSGKKGRVYKDDVVAFNQAPVASANTNAAPVANVAGVTRVEPIRGIKAVMAKAMVNSVSTIPHFTYCEEIDMTNLIKLRGDLKEVYAKQDIKLTMMPFFMKAMSLALKQFPLVNSQVNEDCTELTYFDDHNIGMAVDSKVGLLVPNVKQVQTKSILDLAADITRLTNDARSGRVPAADLKGGTITISNIGAIGGTVATPIINKPESAIVALGKLQKLPRFNDKGEVEARSIMQVSWSGDHRTIDGGTIARFCNLWKSFLEEPSNMLVHMS; the protein is encoded by the coding sequence ATGAGCATTGATTTTATATTGCCAGATATTGGCGAAGGTATCGTTGAATGTGAACTGGTTGAATGGCTAGTAGCAGAAGGCGATGTAATTGCAGAAGATCAGCCCGTGGCTGATGTGATGACAGATAAAGCCTTAGTTCAAATTCCAGCTATGCATTCTGGAGTAGTAGACAAGCTTTACTACGCAAAGGGTGAAATAGCGAAAGTACATCAACCTTTATTTGCAATGACACCAGAAGGCAGCGCACAAAGCGAAAGTGTTGCTGAGCCGATAGTTGCTGAAGCCACTGCTGAAATTCCTGCTGTACCAGCTGCTGCCGTTACAGGAACACAAGTTGAAGACTTTATTTTACCTGATATTGGTGAAGGTATTGTTGAATGTGAGCTGGTTGAATGGTTAGTCGCTGAAGGTGATTTGATTGAAGAAGATCAACCAATAGCTGACGTAATGACTGATAAAGCTTTGGTACAAATTCCGGCAATGCATAAAGGTAAAGTGGTTAAACTTTATTACGCTAAAGGTGAAATTGCCAAAGTACATGCGCCATTATTTGCCATTGAAATTGCCGCAACTGGACAAGCACCTGTTGCTGCTGCGTCTGTTGTAACAGAAGCGCCAAAAGCCGCTACTGCTCAGGTTGAGACTAAAGCACCTGTTGTCGCAGCTCAAACGGTATCAACAAAAGTAGTTAATGCAAAAGCCCTAGCTAGTCCTGCGGTTCGCCGTGTTGCTCGTGAGTTAAATGTTAATATCCACCAAGTACCGGGCAGTGGTAAAAAAGGTCGAGTATATAAAGACGATGTTGTCGCCTTTAATCAAGCGCCTGTAGCATCTGCGAACACTAACGCTGCACCTGTCGCTAATGTTGCTGGCGTTACACGTGTTGAACCTATACGCGGTATAAAAGCGGTAATGGCAAAAGCGATGGTTAATTCTGTATCGACTATTCCTCACTTTACTTATTGTGAAGAAATCGATATGACTAATTTGATCAAATTGCGTGGTGACTTAAAAGAAGTTTATGCCAAACAAGATATCAAATTAACTATGATGCCATTCTTTATGAAAGCTATGTCATTAGCATTAAAGCAATTCCCATTAGTGAATTCGCAAGTTAATGAAGATTGTACTGAGTTAACCTATTTTGACGATCACAATATTGGTATGGCGGTTGACTCAAAAGTAGGCTTGTTAGTACCTAATGTTAAACAAGTACAAACAAAATCTATTCTAGATTTAGCTGCAGATATTACCCGTTTAACCAATGATGCGCGTTCAGGACGAGTGCCTGCGGCTGATTTGAAAGGCGGAACTATCACCATCTCAAATATCGGTGCTATTGGTGGTACGGTGGCAACACCAATTATCAATAAGCCTGAGTCTGCTATTGTTGCGTTAGGTAAGTTACAAAAACTACCTCGCTTTAATGACAAAGGTGAAGTGGAAGCACGTTCAATTATGCAAGTCAGTTGGTCTGGCGATCACCGTACAATAGACGGTGGCACTATTGCTCGTTTTTGTAACTTGTGGAAGTCATTCCTTGAAGAGCCAAGCAACATGCTAGTACATATGTCTTAG
- a CDS encoding transketolase C-terminal domain-containing protein has product MAQMNLLQAINNALDTVMTENDRAVCFGEDVGHFGGVFRATSGLQEKFGKSRCFNTPLVEQGVIGFANGLAAQGSTAIAEIQFADYIFPAFDQIVNESAKFRYRSGNEFNVGKLTIRTPYGGGIAGGLYHSQSPEAYFAHTPGLKVVVPRNPYQAKGLLLASIRDDNPVIFFEPKRLYRASVGEVPEEDYELPLGKAEVVQQGTDITLLAWGAQVEIVEKAAALAAADGISCEIIDLRTILPWDIETVANSVTKTGRFVVSQEAPLTAGFASEIAATIQQECFLNLEAPIARVCGMDTPYPLALEKEYAADHLKIYEAIKNSMTY; this is encoded by the coding sequence ATGGCGCAAATGAATTTATTACAAGCGATTAATAACGCGCTTGATACCGTCATGACAGAAAATGATCGTGCGGTTTGTTTTGGTGAAGATGTAGGTCACTTTGGTGGTGTGTTTCGAGCAACCAGTGGTTTACAAGAGAAATTTGGCAAAAGCCGTTGTTTTAATACGCCTTTAGTTGAGCAGGGAGTTATTGGTTTTGCTAATGGCCTAGCCGCACAAGGCAGTACCGCTATTGCTGAAATTCAATTTGCTGATTATATTTTTCCAGCCTTTGATCAAATTGTAAATGAGTCAGCAAAATTTCGTTACCGCAGTGGTAATGAATTCAATGTTGGTAAATTAACTATTCGTACACCATACGGTGGTGGTATTGCTGGTGGTTTGTATCATAGCCAATCACCTGAAGCTTATTTTGCTCATACACCTGGTCTAAAAGTGGTTGTGCCGCGTAACCCTTATCAAGCCAAAGGTTTGTTATTAGCGTCAATTCGCGATGATAATCCGGTAATATTTTTTGAGCCAAAACGTTTATACCGTGCATCAGTTGGCGAAGTGCCAGAAGAAGATTACGAATTACCTTTAGGTAAAGCAGAAGTTGTACAACAAGGAACTGATATCACATTATTAGCCTGGGGTGCACAAGTTGAGATCGTTGAAAAAGCTGCTGCATTAGCTGCTGCTGATGGTATTTCATGTGAAATTATTGATTTACGAACAATTTTACCTTGGGATATTGAAACAGTAGCAAACTCTGTGACAAAAACAGGTCGCTTTGTCGTTAGCCAAGAAGCGCCATTAACTGCTGGTTTTGCTAGTGAAATTGCTGCCACTATTCAACAAGAATGTTTCTTAAACTTAGAAGCGCCAATTGCACGAGTTTGTGGCATGGATACACCTTATCCATTAGCACTTGAGAAAGAATACGCTGCTGATCATTTAAAGATCTATGAAGCAATCAAAAACAGTATGACTTACTAG
- a CDS encoding thiamine pyrophosphate-dependent dehydrogenase E1 component subunit alpha produces the protein MNTDIYSESPVVHEPAFIDGHSVEIPILKILKQDGSIYENAAMPKIDQALATKTYKTLAFHRVLDERMVAAQRQGRISFYMAALGEEAASVGGAAGLKDQDMIMAQYREQGALMFRGFSLENFMNQMFSNEKDLGKGRQMPIHYGSNALNYMTISSPLGTQIPQAAGYAYGQKLQGLDAVTICYFGEGAASEGDFHAGLNMAAVHQAPVIFFCRNNGYAISTPSDEQYVGNGIASRGVGYGMKTLRIDGNDILAVIAAVQLSREYAIKEGKPVLIEAMSYRLGAHSTSDDPSGYRTREEEAKWQEHDPILRMKNWMLAQGWWDEAQETALFEKLRDEVLAAVKVAEKIDKPPVEDLITDVYDKVPPLLQSQFDELKSHIKKHPKAYPFTAGRIK, from the coding sequence ATGAACACTGACATATATAGCGAAAGCCCGGTCGTACATGAACCCGCTTTTATTGATGGTCATTCAGTTGAAATTCCAATCCTTAAAATATTGAAACAAGATGGCAGCATATATGAAAATGCTGCTATGCCTAAAATTGATCAAGCACTTGCCACTAAAACTTATAAAACGCTCGCTTTTCACCGTGTTTTAGATGAGCGAATGGTAGCAGCACAACGCCAAGGTCGTATCAGTTTTTATATGGCAGCACTCGGTGAAGAAGCCGCTAGTGTTGGTGGTGCTGCAGGCCTGAAAGATCAAGATATGATCATGGCGCAGTATCGTGAACAAGGAGCATTAATGTTTCGAGGTTTTAGCCTTGAAAACTTTATGAATCAAATGTTCAGTAATGAAAAAGATTTAGGTAAAGGTCGTCAAATGCCAATTCATTACGGTAGTAATGCATTGAACTATATGACGATTTCATCACCATTAGGCACGCAAATACCACAAGCTGCTGGTTATGCTTATGGCCAAAAGTTGCAAGGTTTAGACGCCGTAACTATTTGTTATTTCGGTGAAGGCGCCGCCTCTGAAGGTGATTTTCATGCCGGTTTAAACATGGCAGCTGTACATCAAGCTCCTGTTATATTTTTCTGTCGTAACAATGGCTACGCTATTTCAACACCATCAGATGAACAATATGTCGGTAATGGTATTGCTTCTCGTGGTGTTGGTTACGGTATGAAAACCTTACGTATTGATGGAAATGATATTTTAGCGGTTATTGCCGCTGTTCAATTATCCCGTGAATATGCCATAAAAGAAGGTAAGCCGGTATTAATTGAAGCCATGTCTTATCGTTTAGGTGCGCATTCTACGTCGGACGACCCTTCAGGTTATAGAACACGTGAAGAAGAAGCTAAGTGGCAAGAGCATGATCCTATTCTTCGTATGAAAAACTGGATGCTAGCTCAAGGTTGGTGGGACGAAGCACAAGAAACTGCGCTATTTGAAAAGTTACGTGATGAAGTATTAGCGGCGGTTAAAGTTGCTGAAAAAATTGATAAACCGCCTGTAGAAGATTTAATTACGGATGTTTATGACAAAGTACCACCTTTATTACAAAGTCAATTTGATGAACTTAAAAGTCATATCAAAAAACACCCTAAAGCTTACCCGTTTACTGCAGGGAGAATTAAGTAA
- the astE gene encoding succinylglutamate desuccinylase, giving the protein MSDFSSSARVFASTLQKSGDFLSMTRANEWSLPGGGFSFEVTHQASKTSSLVTVLETGLITFEPIDRASNHDIVLSSAVHGNETAPIEICSDIIGQLIRGELPLAERVLFIFGNPASMNIAERFVEENMNRLFSGGHSQDQGQGAGLINKERHRALLLENTVRNFFEAGKALPCANGGERARSHYDLHTAIRGSKCDKFAVYPFLHGAPRKTSQLQFLHACGVSTVLLSHSPTTTFSYFSSNEFGADAFTVELGKVRPFGENDMSQFVQVRETLTKFVSGQDLELTSYQASDFNLYEISQIIDRHHEDFSLTFADDVENFTDFPQGHVLAIDGGKEIKTQQAGEAIIFPNANVAIGQRALLTVTPTTLG; this is encoded by the coding sequence GTGAGTGATTTTTCAAGTTCAGCCAGAGTCTTCGCATCAACATTACAAAAAAGTGGTGATTTCTTATCAATGACGCGTGCCAATGAGTGGTCCTTACCCGGTGGTGGTTTTAGTTTTGAAGTAACACATCAAGCATCAAAAACTAGCAGTTTAGTAACCGTATTAGAAACGGGATTAATTACTTTTGAACCCATTGACCGTGCTAGCAATCATGATATTGTTTTATCAAGTGCGGTGCACGGTAATGAAACAGCGCCTATTGAGATTTGTAGCGATATTATCGGCCAATTGATCCGCGGTGAATTACCATTAGCAGAGCGTGTTTTATTTATTTTTGGTAATCCGGCATCAATGAATATTGCTGAGCGCTTTGTTGAAGAAAATATGAATCGTTTATTTTCTGGTGGTCATTCGCAAGACCAAGGGCAAGGTGCGGGATTAATTAATAAAGAACGTCACCGTGCATTGTTATTAGAAAATACCGTCAGAAACTTTTTCGAAGCCGGTAAAGCATTACCTTGTGCTAATGGCGGTGAACGCGCTAGAAGTCATTATGACCTTCATACTGCTATTCGTGGTTCAAAATGTGATAAGTTTGCCGTTTATCCTTTCTTACATGGCGCGCCGCGTAAAACTAGTCAGTTACAATTTCTTCATGCTTGTGGTGTTAGCACTGTATTATTGTCGCATTCACCTACCACAACCTTTAGTTACTTTTCCTCGAATGAGTTTGGCGCTGATGCTTTTACGGTTGAATTAGGCAAAGTACGCCCATTTGGTGAGAACGATATGAGCCAATTTGTACAAGTGCGTGAAACACTAACAAAATTTGTTTCAGGTCAAGACCTTGAATTAACGTCTTATCAAGCCAGTGACTTTAACCTCTATGAAATATCACAAATAATTGATCGTCATCATGAAGACTTTTCATTAACTTTTGCTGATGATGTTGAAAACTTTACTGACTTTCCACAAGGGCATGTACTTGCCATTGACGGAGGTAAGGAAATTAAAACCCAGCAAGCGGGTGAAGCTATTATATTTCCTAATGCCAATGTTGCGATAGGGCAACGCGCTTTATTAACAGTAACGCCAACAACTCTCGGCTAA
- a CDS encoding D-amino acid dehydrogenase, whose amino-acid sequence MKVLVLGSGVVGLTSAWYLAQAGHQVTVIDRQAQSGEETSFANAGQISYGYSSPWAAPGVPLKAMKWLTQKHSPLIIKPSISPELYHWTMALLKNCSEKNYQVNKRRMLNISNYSRQCLSDLRDNYDIKYEGRQQGTLQVFRNQSQVDAIEKDMQLLSASNIGFKLLNVEECVEKEPGLALVKNKIVAGLHLPDDETGDCYKFCQQLTDMALKVGVQFKFSVHVNELVQQDDKIIAANTSMGKMTADAFVVALGSYSAQLLKKVDIDLPVYPVKGYSLTLPLVNDDFAPVSTVMDESYKVALTRFNDRIRVAGTAELAGFNLDLSAKRKATIAMVVQDLFPKAGDISKAEFWTGLRPMTPDGTPIIGKTKISNLYTNTGHGTLGWTMACGSGKLLADIVSGLETDIDTKGLDSFRYL is encoded by the coding sequence ATGAAGGTTTTGGTTTTAGGATCTGGCGTGGTTGGATTAACATCAGCATGGTATTTAGCTCAAGCTGGCCATCAAGTAACGGTTATTGATAGACAAGCGCAAAGTGGAGAAGAAACCAGTTTTGCCAACGCGGGACAAATATCTTATGGCTATTCCTCGCCTTGGGCTGCGCCTGGCGTGCCGCTAAAAGCGATGAAGTGGTTAACTCAAAAACATTCGCCACTTATTATCAAACCTAGCATTTCACCAGAGTTGTATCACTGGACGATGGCACTGTTAAAAAATTGCAGTGAAAAAAACTATCAAGTTAACAAAAGAAGAATGCTAAATATTTCAAATTATAGCCGACAATGTTTGAGCGATTTACGAGACAATTATGACATTAAGTATGAAGGACGTCAGCAAGGCACGTTACAAGTTTTTAGAAATCAGTCACAAGTCGACGCCATTGAAAAAGATATGCAATTATTATCAGCGAGTAATATAGGCTTTAAGTTACTCAATGTTGAAGAATGCGTTGAAAAAGAACCGGGGTTAGCGTTAGTAAAAAATAAAATAGTTGCTGGTTTACATTTACCTGATGATGAAACAGGTGATTGTTATAAATTCTGTCAGCAATTAACAGACATGGCTCTAAAAGTTGGTGTTCAATTTAAATTTAGTGTGCACGTGAATGAATTGGTTCAGCAGGACGATAAAATTATCGCAGCTAATACCTCTATGGGTAAAATGACGGCTGATGCTTTCGTTGTTGCCTTAGGGAGTTATTCAGCACAGCTTCTAAAGAAGGTGGATATTGACTTACCTGTATATCCAGTGAAAGGTTATTCACTTACGCTTCCTTTGGTTAATGATGATTTTGCACCTGTGTCAACGGTCATGGATGAAAGTTACAAGGTTGCACTTACACGTTTTAATGATCGTATTAGAGTCGCGGGTACTGCTGAACTCGCAGGCTTTAACTTAGATTTATCGGCAAAAAGAAAAGCAACTATCGCTATGGTTGTACAAGACTTATTTCCTAAAGCTGGTGATATCAGTAAAGCTGAATTTTGGACTGGACTTCGCCCAATGACACCAGACGGTACGCCTATTATCGGTAAAACAAAAATATCTAATTTATATACGAATACAGGACATGGTACGTTAGGTTGGACAATGGCTTGCGGATCCGGAAAGTTATTAGCTGATATTGTCTCGGGTTTAGAAACTGATATTGATACTAAGGGGTTAGATTCATTTCGTTATTTATAA